A single Providencia manganoxydans DNA region contains:
- a CDS encoding phosphatidate cytidylyltransferase codes for MSIWDSEIALLLSGVFSILVVASIIGGILAYRYSGEKSNPTIDNLNARIRAWWLMCIVCVLAVVIGNIGVVILFALISFFALREFITLAPTRRSDHEALFWCFFIFLPLQYVLVGIQWYGMFSIFVPVFVFLFLPTRIAIAGDTYHFLERTAKIQWGMLVTVFCLSHVPALLMLDIKGYEGENVKLLLFLIVVTQLSDVLQYVFGKLFGKRPIVPKLSPNKTIEGFLGGILSSVLIGICLYWVTPFNWWVAGLMSLAITLMGFVGGLCMSAIKRDSGIKDFGAIIEGHGGMLDRIDSLCFAAPIFFHFTRYFYT; via the coding sequence ATGAGTATTTGGGATAGCGAAATAGCTTTATTGTTATCAGGTGTTTTCAGCATCCTGGTTGTGGCAAGTATTATTGGTGGGATCCTTGCCTATCGTTATTCAGGGGAAAAGAGTAACCCAACAATTGATAATTTAAATGCCAGAATACGTGCTTGGTGGTTAATGTGTATTGTGTGTGTATTGGCTGTAGTGATTGGTAATATCGGGGTTGTTATCTTATTTGCCTTGATCTCCTTTTTTGCTTTGAGAGAGTTTATTACTTTAGCACCGACAAGGCGTAGTGATCACGAAGCGTTGTTTTGGTGTTTCTTTATTTTTCTCCCTCTGCAATATGTGTTAGTTGGGATCCAATGGTATGGCATGTTTTCAATCTTTGTTCCTGTATTTGTGTTTTTATTTTTACCAACCCGTATTGCAATAGCAGGAGACACTTACCATTTTCTTGAGCGTACTGCCAAAATTCAGTGGGGAATGTTAGTCACTGTATTCTGTTTAAGCCATGTACCTGCATTATTGATGCTAGATATTAAAGGCTACGAAGGTGAAAATGTAAAACTGCTATTATTCCTTATTGTCGTGACGCAACTTTCAGACGTTTTACAGTATGTATTTGGTAAGCTCTTTGGCAAACGCCCAATTGTGCCTAAGTTGAGCCCGAATAAAACGATAGAAGGCTTTTTAGGTGGGATACTGTCTTCTGTATTGATCGGGATCTGCTTGTATTGGGTTACGCCATTTAACTGGTGGGTTGCGGGGTTAATGTCTCTTGCAATTACCTTAATGGGGTTTGTTGGTGGATTGTGTATGTCTGCGATCAAACGAGACAGCGGCATTAAAGATTTTGGAGCCATTATTGAAGGACATGGCGGAATGTTAGACCGCATTGACTCATTATGTTTTGCCGCCCCTATTTTCTTTCATTTTACGCGTTATTTTTATACCTAA
- the cpxR gene encoding envelope stress response regulator transcription factor CpxR: MHKILLVDDDRELTSLLKELLEMEGFNVVIAYDGEQALQQIDSSIDLLLLDVMMPKKNGIETLKELRQIHQTPVIMLTARGSELDKVLGLELGADDYLPKPFNDRELVARIRALLRRSNWSEQTQGDNSNTPVLQVDKLQLNPGRQEASFDNEILDLTGTEFTLLYLLAQHLGQVVSREHLSQEVLGKRLTPFDRAIDMHISNLRRKLPERTDGQPWFKTLRGRGYLMVSAT; this comes from the coding sequence ATGCATAAAATCCTATTAGTTGATGACGACCGTGAACTCACGTCGCTCTTAAAAGAACTGCTCGAAATGGAAGGTTTCAACGTTGTCATCGCCTATGATGGTGAACAGGCTTTACAACAGATTGACTCATCCATTGATCTATTATTACTCGATGTCATGATGCCAAAGAAAAACGGCATTGAGACCTTAAAAGAACTACGTCAGATCCACCAAACCCCTGTCATTATGTTGACCGCACGCGGTAGCGAACTCGACAAAGTATTAGGGCTTGAATTAGGTGCAGATGACTATCTTCCTAAACCATTCAATGACCGTGAATTAGTTGCCCGTATTCGTGCGCTACTACGCCGTTCAAATTGGAGTGAACAAACCCAAGGTGACAATAGCAATACACCTGTTCTGCAAGTGGATAAGCTACAACTCAATCCAGGCCGTCAAGAGGCCAGTTTCGATAATGAAATCCTTGACTTAACCGGAACTGAGTTCACCTTACTGTATTTATTAGCGCAGCACCTTGGCCAAGTCGTTTCAAGGGAACATTTAAGCCAAGAAGTACTCGGAAAACGTCTGACTCCGTTTGACCGTGCGATTGATATGCACATCTCAAACTTACGTCGTAAACTGCCAGAACGAACAGATGGCCAACCTTGGTTTAAAACCTTGCGTGGTCGTGGATACTTAATGGTTTCTGCAACATGA
- a CDS encoding lysophospholipid acyltransferase family protein: protein MEKPQRISLLAKGMGMLLSFTCRLLTGVRTRWVGCQPTITSRIYYANHSSHLDGLVIWAGLPPLMRHAVHPVAAKDYWDKTPFRRYLVNKVFRAVLIDRKGDGPAKENVLEPLEAILAKSESLILFPEGTRGDGEELSHFKSGIYHLSKKYPNVEVVPVYLENLNRVLPKGSKLVVPIICSAVVGQPLAPLAEEESKAEFLQRAKLALEELMP from the coding sequence ATGGAAAAACCACAAAGAATTTCTTTGTTAGCAAAAGGTATGGGGATGTTATTGTCGTTTACTTGTCGACTATTAACAGGGGTAAGAACACGTTGGGTTGGGTGTCAGCCAACAATCACTTCACGGATTTATTATGCGAATCACTCTAGTCATTTAGATGGGTTAGTTATTTGGGCGGGGCTACCGCCTTTAATGCGCCATGCGGTTCATCCTGTTGCTGCTAAAGATTATTGGGATAAAACGCCATTTAGGCGTTATTTGGTTAATAAAGTTTTTCGCGCAGTATTAATTGATCGAAAAGGGGATGGCCCAGCCAAAGAAAATGTATTAGAACCCCTTGAAGCGATATTAGCAAAAAGTGAGTCACTGATATTATTTCCTGAAGGAACCCGTGGAGATGGTGAAGAGCTGAGTCATTTCAAAAGTGGTATTTACCATCTCTCTAAAAAATACCCCAATGTTGAAGTGGTACCTGTATATCTTGAGAATTTAAATCGTGTTTTACCAAAAGGCTCAAAATTGGTTGTGCCAATTATTTGCTCTGCGGTTGTCGGTCAACCTTTAGCGCCATTAGCGGAAGAAGAGTCTAAAGCCGAGTTTTTACAACGAGCAAAACTTGCTTTAGAGGAGTTGATGCCATGA
- a CDS encoding Spy/CpxP family protein refolding chaperone: MQRTSQTTVKLVLASAFIIGSVTAFGDTPESVQQTGDTSSPLMLQMQNESASSVPVMTQLQHYELFGSEERTSTFMFNGITLNEKQRQQLRDLMATQRRYQFDNPVSVQEREALHNLIVADDFDEKAIREQLEKSLQKELNQRVEMARIHHELYQLLTPEQKAQLEKIHQQKMSQFQALQ; encoded by the coding sequence ATGCAAAGAACTTCACAAACAACAGTCAAGTTAGTGTTAGCTTCTGCATTTATTATCGGTTCAGTGACGGCTTTTGGGGATACACCAGAAAGTGTTCAACAAACTGGTGATACATCTAGCCCGCTAATGCTACAAATGCAAAATGAGTCTGCATCTTCAGTGCCTGTCATGACTCAACTTCAACACTATGAGTTGTTTGGTAGTGAAGAACGCACAAGTACATTTATGTTTAATGGTATCACGTTAAATGAAAAACAGCGTCAGCAATTGCGTGATTTAATGGCAACTCAGCGTCGTTATCAATTTGATAACCCAGTTTCTGTGCAAGAGCGTGAAGCACTGCACAATCTAATTGTCGCGGACGACTTTGATGAAAAAGCCATTCGTGAACAGTTAGAAAAAAGTTTGCAAAAAGAATTGAATCAGCGTGTTGAAATGGCTCGAATTCATCATGAATTGTACCAGTTATTAACACCTGAGCAGAAAGCCCAATTAGAGAAGATACATCAACAAAAAATGTCTCAGTTTCAGGCTTTGCAGTAA
- a CDS encoding M48 family metallopeptidase, translating to MKMKALVAVAVSAVILTGCKNLDQGMLTNSGMQLFQAATLTDSDVKQLSDQSCKEMDAQNKIAPSSSKYSKRLDKIAKALGNEVDGTPVNYKVYMTDDVNAWAMANGCVRVYSGMMDLMNDNEIEGVLGHEMGHVALGHSRKAMQVAYATVAARTAAASAGGVVEQLSASQVAALGEKLVNSQFSQHQESQADDFSYDLLKKRGIKTEGLATSFEKLAKLGGSESSMFDSHPPSAERAQHIRERIAADK from the coding sequence ATGAAAATGAAGGCACTTGTTGCAGTCGCTGTATCAGCTGTCATTTTGACTGGGTGTAAAAATTTAGATCAGGGCATGCTAACGAATTCAGGTATGCAACTATTTCAAGCTGCTACATTAACTGATAGCGATGTGAAGCAACTAAGCGACCAATCATGTAAAGAGATGGACGCTCAAAATAAAATCGCTCCTTCTTCTAGCAAGTATTCAAAACGTTTAGACAAAATTGCTAAAGCGCTAGGAAATGAAGTTGATGGAACACCTGTTAACTATAAAGTTTATATGACTGATGATGTTAACGCATGGGCTATGGCAAATGGCTGTGTACGTGTGTATAGCGGTATGATGGATCTGATGAATGACAACGAAATCGAAGGTGTTCTTGGTCATGAAATGGGCCACGTTGCGCTAGGTCATTCACGTAAAGCAATGCAAGTTGCTTATGCAACAGTTGCTGCACGTACAGCCGCTGCTTCAGCAGGTGGCGTGGTTGAACAACTAAGCGCATCACAAGTTGCTGCTTTGGGTGAGAAATTGGTTAATTCTCAGTTCTCTCAGCACCAAGAAAGTCAAGCGGATGATTTCTCTTATGACCTGTTGAAAAAACGCGGTATTAAAACCGAAGGTTTAGCAACTAGCTTTGAGAAACTAGCAAAATTAGGTGGTAGTGAAAGCAGTATGTTTGATTCTCACCCACCATCAGCGGAGCGTGCTCAGCACATTCGTGAGCGCATCGCCGCAGACAAGTAA